TTGCCGGTGCGAGTTTCGAAAGCCACCACCTCCTGGCGGCGGGACGCAGGACCTCAGTTTCGCAGTCCGAAGCAAAATTGGCAATCTGGATTCGATGTGGGTGCTGGCGAACGGCAATTTATCCGGTTTGACGGGTTTCGGAACACTACCTGGACACCGCGAAAGCGTTCTGGACGCCCTAACTGAATGCAGAAAGCCGCTTCTCACACCGCTGCAACGCTGAAACCGGTTTCACCCCCTTGTCGCATTTCCGTCAACTTCTGATATTGGTTTGCTCCATTGATTTGCATCTTTTTACCTCGCAGCCATACACGGAATCCGTCCGATGACCGCTTTCCCCGATGTCCCCGTCGTTCAGTACGAAGGCCCCCAGTCCGATAACCCGCTCGCCTTCCGCTGGTACAACCCCGACGAAGTCATCGAGGGCAAAACGATGAAGGACCACATGCGGTTCAGCATCGTTTACTGGCACACGTTCCGCGGCACCGGTGCTGACCCCTTCGGCCCCGGAACCGCCGTTCGTCCTTGGGACGATGGATCCGAAAGCGTCGAGAACGCACAAAAGCGTGCCGTGGTTGCGTTTGAATTGTTCACCAAACTGCAAGCTCCTTACTACGCTTGGCACGATCGCGACGTGGCCCCGGAAGGAGCCAACTTGCGTGAGACGCACGCGAATCTCGACGCGGTCGCTGACGTTCTGGAAGAACAGCAAAAAGCAACCGGCGTGAAATTGTTGTGGGGCACCGCCAACATGTTCAGCAACCCACGCTTCATGCATGGTGCCGCGACGAGCTGCAACGCGGACGTGTTCGCTTACGCGGGTGCTCAAGTCAAAAAGGCTTTGGAAGTCACCAAGCGTCTCGGTGGTGAAAACTATGTGTTCTGGGGAGGCCGCGAAGGCTATCAGAACCTCTACAACACCGACATGAAACGAGAACTGGATCACTTGGCCAAGTTCTTCCACATGGCCGTCGACTACGCCAAGTCGATCGGGTTCGACGGTCAATTCTTGATCGAACCCAAACCGAAAGAGCCCACCAAGCACCAGTACGACAGCGACGCTGCCGCCTGCATGAACTTCCTTCGTGCGTACGACTTGGATTCACACTTCAAGCTCAACATCGAAACCAACCACGCGACGCTGGCGGGTCACACGATGATGCACGAGCTCGACTACGCGGGCATGCAAGATGGATTGGGCAGCATCGATGCCAACACGGGTGACTTGTTGCTGGGTTGGGACACCGACCAATTCCCAACCGATTACTACCTGACCACCCAAACCATGCTGATGATCATGAAGCACGGCGGGATCGGCACCGGAGGTGTGAACTTCGACGCCAAGGTGCGTCGTGAATCGTTCGAGCCCATCGATTTGTTCCACGCTCACATCGGCGGAATGGACGCGTTCGCCAAAGGCCTGAAGATCGCCGCGGCGATTCGTGCCAGCGGCGAATTGGCTGACTTCGTGAAGAACCGCTACTCGACCTGGGATTCCGGAATCGGTGCCAAGATCGAAGCCGGCGAAGTTGGCTTCGCCGAGTTGGAAGCTTACATGCTCGAAAAGGGCGAGATCGACGCCAACCAAAGCGGTCGCCAAGAGTACCTCGAGCACATGATCAACAAGTACATCGATCGAGTTTGA
The sequence above is a segment of the Rhodopirellula bahusiensis genome. Coding sequences within it:
- the xylA gene encoding xylose isomerase, which gives rise to MTAFPDVPVVQYEGPQSDNPLAFRWYNPDEVIEGKTMKDHMRFSIVYWHTFRGTGADPFGPGTAVRPWDDGSESVENAQKRAVVAFELFTKLQAPYYAWHDRDVAPEGANLRETHANLDAVADVLEEQQKATGVKLLWGTANMFSNPRFMHGAATSCNADVFAYAGAQVKKALEVTKRLGGENYVFWGGREGYQNLYNTDMKRELDHLAKFFHMAVDYAKSIGFDGQFLIEPKPKEPTKHQYDSDAAACMNFLRAYDLDSHFKLNIETNHATLAGHTMMHELDYAGMQDGLGSIDANTGDLLLGWDTDQFPTDYYLTTQTMLMIMKHGGIGTGGVNFDAKVRRESFEPIDLFHAHIGGMDAFAKGLKIAAAIRASGELADFVKNRYSTWDSGIGAKIEAGEVGFAELEAYMLEKGEIDANQSGRQEYLEHMINKYIDRV